Proteins encoded by one window of Nitrospirota bacterium:
- a CDS encoding EAL domain-containing protein, whose product MQSLTKPMAMMRHWWLPIIILATTAVIVTPMAMAINVMKTRLTTGVGESLALAAADIAGKLDLLLAERYGDIQVMAKTPVFRGQDRAAMRETLAMIQEAYPVYLWLGVTDAQGRLIAATDHMSPRRNMSERPWFKAVKDRGTIAVLDAAETEESGGMLAVSIAAPVQGPHGKLQGVVAALVGVPVLEDVIVRTVVALQAQHGTEARIEYQFMRKDGTLIADSLLREEGRVNLKAMGLRSAHLIDAAPAGFIEETHARRREPVITGYARTQRSGYDFGLEWGILLRMDAREVLAPVTFLLWKLAAAGGILCLPLLGYLVWSTVRLNREWTRSESLIGDLRMAEAKLSDLAYYDQLTGLPNRRLFMELLPRAIARVSRTDRLGALLFLDMDRFKLINDTFGHVCADLLLSAFASRLKGCIRGADTVARLGGDEFTVLLEGLSWPEEAAGIAQRILNATAKPFEIQGREIFVSTSIGIATFASEHMSPDTLIANADMAMYEAKTRRGVYRFFSPSMKSITAERVDLEASLRQAVERNELVLHYQPQIDLRRGAVVGVEALVRWQHATHGLLHPGAFIGLAEETGLIVQVGEWVLRTACRQVKAWHEQGATHLRLAVNLSRAQMQCPNLVDLVRQVLEETGLAPACLELEITETLLIRNGDVALETLHALHGLGVRLSVDDFGTGYSSLNYIKNLPVHALKIDQSFVRDMVASAKDAMIVKTIVSLARALDLDIMAEGVETAEQRDLLLAEQCFAMQGYYFGRPAPAEDMSVTIFDCTAGELVG is encoded by the coding sequence ATGCAATCCCTGACGAAGCCGATGGCGATGATGCGACACTGGTGGCTGCCGATCATCATCCTCGCGACGACGGCCGTCATCGTCACGCCGATGGCCATGGCGATCAACGTGATGAAGACCCGGCTGACAACCGGTGTGGGAGAAAGCCTGGCGCTGGCGGCCGCCGACATCGCCGGCAAACTCGATTTACTCCTCGCCGAGCGGTATGGGGACATCCAGGTGATGGCGAAGACCCCCGTCTTCCGCGGTCAGGATCGGGCCGCCATGCGCGAAACGCTGGCCATGATCCAGGAAGCCTACCCGGTCTATCTCTGGCTGGGCGTGACCGATGCCCAAGGCCGACTCATAGCCGCCACGGATCACATGAGCCCACGCCGGAACATGAGCGAACGGCCATGGTTCAAGGCTGTGAAGGACCGAGGCACGATTGCCGTCCTGGATGCGGCGGAGACGGAGGAATCCGGCGGGATGTTGGCCGTCTCCATCGCCGCCCCGGTGCAAGGTCCTCACGGAAAGCTCCAAGGGGTCGTGGCCGCACTCGTGGGCGTCCCCGTCCTCGAAGATGTGATCGTCCGGACTGTGGTTGCGTTGCAAGCCCAACATGGAACGGAAGCCCGGATCGAATATCAGTTTATGCGGAAAGACGGAACGCTGATCGCTGACTCGCTGTTGCGTGAGGAGGGGCGGGTCAATCTCAAAGCCATGGGTTTGCGATCCGCCCATTTGATTGATGCGGCTCCCGCCGGCTTCATCGAGGAAACCCATGCACGACGGCGCGAGCCGGTCATTACGGGATACGCGAGAACCCAGCGATCCGGATACGACTTTGGCCTGGAGTGGGGCATCCTGCTTCGGATGGACGCGCGTGAGGTCCTTGCGCCGGTCACCTTCTTGCTCTGGAAGCTGGCTGCCGCCGGCGGCATCCTTTGCCTCCCGTTGCTCGGCTATCTGGTCTGGAGCACGGTCCGCCTGAATCGAGAATGGACCAGGAGCGAATCCTTAATCGGGGATCTGCGCATGGCGGAAGCCAAACTCAGCGATCTGGCCTACTACGACCAGCTCACCGGCCTGCCCAATCGCCGATTGTTTATGGAGCTCCTGCCTCGAGCCATCGCTCGTGTCAGTCGAACCGACCGACTCGGTGCGTTGCTGTTCCTGGACATGGATCGCTTCAAGCTGATCAACGACACCTTCGGGCATGTCTGCGCCGATCTGCTCTTGTCCGCCTTCGCAAGCCGGCTGAAGGGGTGTATCAGGGGAGCCGATACGGTCGCCCGTCTCGGCGGCGATGAATTCACCGTCCTTCTCGAAGGGTTGTCCTGGCCGGAAGAGGCCGCCGGCATCGCCCAGCGCATCCTGAACGCCACCGCGAAACCGTTCGAGATACAAGGACGCGAGATCTTCGTCTCAACGAGTATCGGCATCGCCACGTTTGCCTCGGAGCACATGTCCCCCGACACGCTCATCGCCAACGCCGACATGGCGATGTACGAAGCCAAGACACGACGGGGGGTCTATCGCTTCTTTTCGCCGAGCATGAAGTCCATCACGGCCGAGCGGGTCGATCTCGAAGCGAGCCTACGTCAGGCGGTTGAACGCAATGAGCTGGTCCTGCACTACCAGCCTCAGATCGATCTCCGACGCGGCGCAGTCGTCGGCGTCGAGGCCCTGGTTCGGTGGCAACACGCCACTCATGGGTTGCTCCACCCCGGCGCGTTTATCGGACTGGCTGAGGAAACCGGACTGATCGTCCAGGTTGGGGAGTGGGTCTTGCGGACCGCATGCCGGCAGGTCAAGGCCTGGCACGAACAAGGGGCCACCCATCTGCGGCTGGCCGTCAATCTCTCCCGGGCTCAGATGCAGTGTCCCAACCTCGTGGACCTGGTCAGACAGGTCCTCGAGGAGACGGGGTTGGCCCCGGCGTGTCTCGAACTGGAGATCACGGAAACTCTGCTCATTCGGAATGGGGATGTGGCCCTTGAGACGCTGCATGCCTTGCACGGTTTGGGGGTCAGGCTGTCCGTCGATGATTTCGGCACGGGCTATTCGTCGTTGAATTACATCAAAAATTTGCCCGTCCATGCGCTCAAGATCGACCAATCGTTTGTCAGAGATATGGTGGCCAGCGCGAAGGATGCCATGATCGTCAAGACCATTGTCAGCCTGGCCCGGGCGCTCGACCTGGACATCATGGCGGAAGGGGTGGAAACGGCAGAGCAGCGGGATCTCTTGCTGGCTGAACAGTGCTTCGCCATGCAGGGCTACTACTTCGGCCGGCCCGCGCCGGCCGAGGACATGAGCGTCACGATCTTCGACTGTACAGCAGGCGAGCTGGTGGGATGA
- a CDS encoding HDOD domain-containing protein, with the protein MESAELLRTMADQIRTNPIPSLQQTATRLNGLMAGGAYEIRDLSRAVLQDQGFTALVLHTANSTHYRRSHEQITTVTRAVLLLGEEKLRTLAVKAACADLVSMPDQVRRVAWRALLAASQAEALCGALRIADGERVVIRALLDNFGELAMAWYFPEQFAAIEERIHAKACARHEAYPEVLGVPIDLISQTVGEACGLPEGAVTGHLDDELTAVKQLAVALAERIEHAPESVLSDGDVQRMLESAGRRWPISASAIKDAMICGLDAASVCAKALGLDRQPAATSSGTQDEAEGAVIRPPSTDTLLGCIQDLAAYLTEPEKDFNTLVSYVLEGLYRGAGFDHVAVAFRVAGTNQFMGRASFGKPELHRVLSVSLDEPDLITECLKNGRPARFTDLSLFRTRLPKGMWQAVKPAWIAIGPLIVHRRTIGVVVASCRRVNAEQDELRWNGFSCLLAQAQAAFGMYTGANSQ; encoded by the coding sequence ATGGAATCGGCCGAGTTGCTGCGGACCATGGCTGATCAAATCCGGACCAATCCGATCCCATCCCTGCAACAGACGGCAACCCGTCTCAACGGTCTCATGGCCGGCGGGGCGTATGAGATCCGGGATCTCAGCCGAGCCGTGTTGCAGGATCAGGGATTCACGGCTCTCGTCCTCCACACCGCCAATTCGACCCATTATCGCCGATCGCATGAGCAAATCACGACGGTCACGAGGGCGGTGCTCCTCTTGGGGGAGGAGAAATTGCGAACGTTGGCCGTCAAAGCCGCCTGCGCGGATCTGGTTTCTATGCCCGATCAGGTCCGTCGAGTCGCCTGGCGGGCGCTCCTGGCTGCCTCCCAGGCCGAAGCGTTGTGCGGGGCCTTGAGGATAGCGGACGGCGAGCGCGTCGTCATACGTGCGTTGCTGGACAACTTCGGGGAACTGGCGATGGCCTGGTATTTCCCCGAGCAGTTCGCGGCCATCGAGGAACGCATTCACGCGAAGGCGTGTGCTCGGCACGAGGCCTACCCGGAAGTGCTCGGCGTGCCGATCGACCTGATCTCCCAAACGGTCGGCGAAGCGTGCGGGTTGCCGGAAGGCGCGGTCACCGGCCACCTCGATGACGAGCTGACCGCGGTGAAGCAACTGGCTGTCGCGTTAGCCGAACGGATCGAACACGCTCCCGAAAGTGTCCTTTCGGACGGCGACGTGCAACGCATGCTGGAATCGGCCGGCCGACGATGGCCGATTTCGGCGTCCGCGATCAAGGACGCGATGATCTGCGGCCTGGATGCGGCCTCCGTATGCGCCAAGGCCCTTGGCCTTGATCGTCAGCCGGCGGCGACGAGTTCCGGCACGCAGGACGAGGCGGAGGGAGCCGTCATCCGGCCTCCATCCACGGACACGCTCCTGGGCTGCATTCAGGATTTGGCCGCGTACCTGACTGAACCCGAAAAGGACTTCAATACCCTGGTCAGCTACGTGCTCGAGGGGCTTTATCGTGGAGCCGGATTCGATCATGTGGCGGTCGCCTTCCGTGTGGCCGGGACCAATCAATTCATGGGCCGTGCCTCGTTCGGCAAACCGGAACTCCACCGCGTGTTGAGCGTGTCCCTGGACGAGCCGGATCTCATCACGGAGTGCCTCAAGAACGGTCGTCCTGCCCGGTTCACCGATTTGAGCCTGTTCCGGACGCGATTGCCCAAAGGGATGTGGCAAGCCGTCAAACCTGCCTGGATAGCGATCGGGCCCTTGATTGTGCACCGGCGCACGATCGGCGTGGTGGTCGCCAGCTGTCGCCGGGTCAATGCCGAACAGGACGAGTTGCGGTGGAACGGATTCTCCTGCCTCCTGGCCCAAGCCCAGGCCGCCTTCGGAATGTATACCGGCGCGAATAGTCAATGA
- a CDS encoding CHC2 zinc finger domain-containing protein, whose amino-acid sequence MADRKRESVSDEMIRQARSRNLIDYLISLGHAPATQVKGSKAMFRSPLRVDRNPSFSVCERHGAWVWYDFGTKEHGDVIAFAMQYHGWTFAEAVAHLAGACPVRSRRPPSPPQPVEPDQSVTGKIEEVRALYRQTKLAQTAEDQAAIVAYFTERYRLPVYPELNAVVLRWKETRYLAIPIPNLKHLRGLECRALQPDQTPETWRRITLGRKTLWVLQRGSPAVLVTESVVDTLAGDRLYPDWRFTLVALNGIANWDKLEGLMEQIKPKAVWLALDNDADVSKGPATERLIADRLTSKGIDVRYVRQHYAYGVKDLGALWRRLAEAKEPCARAAS is encoded by the coding sequence GTGGCGGATCGGAAACGCGAGAGCGTGTCGGATGAGATGATCCGACAGGCCCGCAGCCGCAACCTGATCGACTACCTCATCAGCCTCGGCCATGCTCCAGCGACGCAGGTCAAGGGGTCGAAGGCCATGTTCCGTTCGCCGTTGCGAGTGGACAGGAATCCGTCGTTCTCCGTCTGCGAGCGACATGGCGCCTGGGTCTGGTACGACTTCGGGACCAAGGAGCATGGGGACGTCATTGCATTTGCCATGCAGTATCACGGGTGGACGTTTGCGGAAGCCGTCGCGCATTTGGCTGGGGCCTGCCCAGTCCGATCCCGCCGGCCTCCGTCGCCGCCTCAGCCGGTCGAACCCGATCAATCGGTCACAGGGAAGATCGAAGAAGTGCGCGCGCTCTACCGGCAGACGAAACTCGCGCAGACGGCCGAAGATCAGGCGGCGATCGTCGCCTACTTCACGGAGCGCTACCGTCTGCCGGTTTATCCCGAGCTCAATGCCGTGGTCTTGAGATGGAAGGAGACGCGCTACTTGGCGATCCCCATTCCCAATCTCAAGCATCTCCGGGGGCTCGAGTGTCGGGCCTTACAGCCGGACCAGACCCCGGAGACCTGGAGACGGATCACCCTGGGGCGGAAAACGCTGTGGGTGCTCCAGCGTGGCTCGCCCGCCGTCCTGGTCACGGAATCGGTGGTGGACACCCTGGCCGGCGATCGGCTCTACCCGGACTGGCGGTTCACCCTCGTCGCCCTCAATGGCATCGCCAATTGGGACAAGCTCGAGGGGCTGATGGAGCAGATCAAGCCCAAGGCGGTCTGGCTGGCCCTCGACAATGACGCCGACGTCTCGAAGGGGCCGGCCACGGAACGGCTCATTGCCGACCGCCTGACTTCCAAGGGCATCGACGTGCGGTACGTCCGTCAGCACTACGCCTACGGGGTCAAGGATCTTGGGGCGCTCTGGCGCCGCCTCGCGGAGGCGAAAGAGCCATGCGCCCGAGCCGCGTCGTGA
- a CDS encoding JAB domain-containing protein has translation MLKRAGRVPAPPGKYVNSPAKAAAVLTPLFRGADREYGIALGLDRQCRPLGVHVISMGQLASHSIHPREVFKALILMNAHAWVFAHNHPSGGDLRHSKEDHAVTRELVAASALMAIPLVDHLIFTSDGRYRSLGDAGLLDPPQRTRGRKGGQSQP, from the coding sequence ATGCTGAAGCGAGCGGGGCGCGTCCCGGCGCCGCCCGGAAAGTACGTCAACTCGCCGGCCAAAGCGGCGGCGGTGCTGACGCCGCTGTTTCGAGGGGCTGATCGGGAATACGGCATCGCGCTGGGGCTGGATCGCCAATGCCGGCCGCTTGGCGTGCATGTGATCAGTATGGGGCAACTCGCCAGCCACAGCATTCATCCGCGTGAGGTCTTCAAGGCCCTGATCTTGATGAATGCGCACGCCTGGGTGTTCGCCCATAACCATCCCTCCGGGGGAGATCTCCGGCATAGCAAGGAGGATCACGCCGTCACCCGCGAGCTCGTGGCGGCCTCGGCCTTGATGGCAATCCCTCTCGTGGATCATCTGATCTTCACGTCGGATGGCCGATACCGCAGTCTCGGCGACGCCGGACTGCTGGATCCGCCTCAACGCACGCGAGGTCGTAAAGGAGGACAATCCCAACCATGA
- a CDS encoding SWIM zinc finger family protein — MSYRRGRKYDNGREILPLRRVTVESSDGYTVYTVTIWEDGGISCNCPGWAFRKRCRHQQQALSQAALASTSPVLPSPRAASISKKPAPIMAAPRSRRGYQLEE; from the coding sequence GTGAGTTACCGGCGTGGCCGGAAATACGACAACGGTCGCGAGATCCTGCCGCTCCGCCGCGTGACGGTGGAATCCTCGGATGGGTACACCGTCTATACGGTGACCATCTGGGAAGACGGGGGGATCTCGTGCAACTGCCCGGGCTGGGCGTTTCGGAAGCGCTGCCGCCATCAGCAGCAGGCGCTGTCTCAGGCTGCCCTGGCGTCCACGTCCCCGGTTCTTCCATCTCCGCGCGCCGCATCCATTTCCAAGAAGCCGGCGCCCATCATGGCCGCTCCGCGGTCACGACGCGGTTATCAGTTGGAGGAGTAG
- a CDS encoding DUF2997 domain-containing protein, translating into MAEVIVRIAPDGSVSVEVKGVKGQGCQALSKVLEDALGTTTSDRKTADFYRQAEGRHVQRQ; encoded by the coding sequence ATGGCAGAAGTGATTGTCAGGATCGCGCCCGACGGGTCGGTTTCCGTCGAAGTGAAAGGCGTCAAAGGCCAAGGCTGCCAGGCGCTTTCGAAGGTCTTGGAGGACGCCCTCGGGACCACCACCTCGGATCGCAAGACAGCTGACTTCTACCGACAAGCCGAGGGACGGCATGTCCAGCGGCAGTAG
- a CDS encoding DUF1257 domain-containing protein, with amino-acid sequence MSHVAIIDIEIKDLEALKMACRDLGLEFVADQRTYRWYGRSVGDYPPPEGFTVQDLGKCEHAIRVPGNAQAYEIGVAKRRDGRPGWTLLWDFWNGGYGLQEKVGEKAVRLTQAYSGHAAIRAAQRLGFHCLGRTTAADGTVEIRLRAGGGFGWQK; translated from the coding sequence ATGAGCCACGTCGCTATTATCGACATCGAGATCAAGGACCTGGAGGCCCTCAAGATGGCCTGCCGGGACCTGGGACTCGAATTCGTCGCCGACCAGCGGACCTATCGCTGGTACGGCCGGTCTGTGGGAGACTACCCCCCTCCGGAAGGCTTTACCGTTCAGGACCTCGGGAAGTGTGAGCACGCGATCCGGGTCCCGGGCAATGCCCAGGCCTACGAAATCGGCGTCGCCAAGCGTCGCGACGGCCGGCCGGGCTGGACCCTCCTGTGGGACTTCTGGAATGGAGGCTACGGTCTCCAAGAGAAGGTGGGCGAGAAGGCCGTCCGGCTCACGCAGGCCTATTCCGGACATGCCGCGATCCGAGCGGCCCAACGTCTTGGTTTTCACTGCTTGGGCCGGACCACTGCTGCTGACGGAACCGTCGAGATCCGCTTGCGGGCGGGAGGAGGCTTCGGATGGCAGAAGTGA
- a CDS encoding coiled-coil domain-containing protein, which produces MPTMDTLHAYETLRSQGGFEDKAAKAVVEAVTSLLTPSFADLATKTDLEQLRITTKADLEQLRLATKADLEQLRQATKADLEQLRLATKADIEQLRQATKADIEQLGQATKADLAEVKADLLYRMQVMALTMIGANLTALAVATGILLKVLGT; this is translated from the coding sequence ATGCCAACCATGGATACGCTCCATGCCTACGAAACGCTGCGATCGCAAGGCGGCTTCGAGGATAAAGCGGCCAAGGCCGTCGTCGAGGCCGTGACCAGCCTGCTCACCCCGTCGTTCGCCGATCTGGCGACCAAGACGGACCTGGAACAGCTGCGCATCACGACCAAGGCGGACCTCGAACAGCTGCGCCTGGCGACCAAGGCGGACCTCGAACAGCTAAGACAGGCGACCAAGGCGGACCTCGAACAGCTGCGCCTGGCGACCAAGGCGGACATCGAACAGCTAAGACAGGCGACCAAGGCGGACATCGAACAGCTAGGACAGGCGACCAAGGCGGACCTGGCTGAAGTCAAGGCCGACCTGCTATACCGTATGCAGGTGATGGCGCTCACGATGATCGGCGCGAACCTCACCGCGCTGGCCGTGGCCACCGGCATTCTGCTCAAGGTGCTGGGCACGTAA
- a CDS encoding coiled-coil domain-containing protein, with translation MHATYRTLRDEGRFDEPVAEALVKAMSGMLAASLDDLATQSQIGRVEADLRAEIHAVKADLEQLRLATKAGLEQLRLATKADLAEVKADLRLDIQAVRTELRAERGWLLASVITIISAMAVMLQFMR, from the coding sequence GTGCATGCCACCTATCGAACGCTCCGTGACGAGGGCCGCTTCGACGAGCCGGTTGCGGAGGCGTTGGTGAAAGCCATGAGCGGTATGCTCGCCGCAAGCCTTGATGATCTCGCCACTCAGTCGCAGATTGGTCGGGTAGAGGCCGATCTGCGGGCGGAAATCCATGCGGTCAAGGCGGACCTCGAACAGCTGCGCCTGGCGACCAAGGCGGGCCTCGAGCAGCTGCGCCTGGCGACCAAGGCGGACCTGGCTGAAGTCAAGGCCGACCTCCGGTTGGACATCCAAGCCGTGAGAACGGAGCTGCGTGCCGAACGAGGCTGGTTGCTCGCATCGGTCATCACGATTATCAGCGCCATGGCCGTGATGCTTCAGTTTATGCGCTGA
- a CDS encoding AAA family ATPase — MSILDHIKAARRVSVPLVALTTADQYGAINALSELLSNGKALPVIRWDLIHGLRGLNPRGGEAITQMIGDMDPQATTDPVMALAVLEKLPRGGACLVLNAHRILDNPAVAQAVGNLRDVFKSNNRMLILLAPSITLPAELRHDVLILDEPYPNPQELQAMLEEQYRAAEVTIPEDQRISREVDAVRGLPLFAAEQAIALSMRRDGISLDQLWQRKVSMIEQVPGLTVWKGQESFAQIGGLSALKSYLLKILTGKIRYRAIVFMDEIEKMLAGAMGAVQDSSGTSQAIHGKLLSYMQDKKATGLLLVGHPGTCKSQIAKAAGHEVGIPVLAWDTGSTKSSLVGESERNTDMVLKVISAVSDDAALFIATSNKCQQLPPELRRRFKLGTVMFDFPDDAEKAAIWKIYRKQYEIPRDCPQPDDTNWTGAEIEQCCQRAWQLEMPLTEAARYLVPTCKAAPDAVEELRRQAAGRYLSASYPGVYQLPTAKAEIPAKPKRAMAL; from the coding sequence ATGTCCATTCTCGACCACATCAAAGCGGCGCGCCGAGTCTCCGTTCCGTTGGTGGCACTGACCACGGCGGATCAGTATGGCGCCATCAATGCCCTGAGCGAGCTCCTGTCCAATGGCAAGGCCCTGCCGGTCATCCGGTGGGACCTGATCCATGGGCTCAGGGGGCTCAATCCACGCGGCGGCGAAGCCATCACCCAGATGATCGGGGACATGGACCCGCAGGCCACGACCGATCCGGTCATGGCGTTGGCTGTCCTCGAAAAGTTACCGCGCGGGGGGGCCTGTCTGGTGTTGAACGCGCACCGGATTCTGGACAACCCGGCGGTCGCCCAGGCGGTCGGCAATCTGCGGGACGTCTTCAAGTCCAATAACCGGATGCTGATCCTGTTGGCTCCATCCATCACGTTGCCGGCCGAGCTCCGGCATGACGTGCTGATCCTGGATGAGCCGTATCCCAACCCGCAAGAGCTTCAGGCCATGCTTGAGGAGCAATATCGGGCGGCCGAGGTGACCATCCCGGAGGATCAGCGGATCTCCCGGGAAGTGGACGCGGTTCGGGGGCTTCCCCTGTTCGCCGCGGAGCAAGCGATCGCGCTCTCCATGCGTCGGGATGGGATTTCGCTGGACCAGCTCTGGCAACGCAAAGTGAGCATGATCGAGCAGGTCCCGGGGCTCACCGTCTGGAAAGGGCAGGAATCCTTCGCCCAGATCGGCGGGTTGAGCGCCCTCAAGTCCTATCTGCTCAAGATCCTCACGGGCAAGATCCGGTACCGGGCCATTGTCTTCATGGACGAGATCGAGAAGATGTTGGCCGGCGCCATGGGTGCGGTCCAGGATTCCAGCGGGACCAGCCAGGCGATCCACGGCAAGCTGCTCTCCTACATGCAGGACAAGAAGGCCACCGGCCTCCTGCTGGTCGGCCATCCCGGAACCTGCAAGTCGCAGATCGCCAAAGCGGCCGGCCACGAAGTCGGCATCCCGGTCCTGGCCTGGGACACCGGTTCCACCAAGTCGTCCTTGGTCGGGGAATCCGAACGCAACACCGACATGGTGCTCAAGGTGATTAGCGCGGTTTCGGACGATGCCGCGTTGTTTATCGCGACGAGCAACAAGTGTCAGCAGTTGCCCCCGGAACTGCGGCGTCGGTTCAAGCTCGGGACGGTGATGTTCGATTTTCCGGATGACGCCGAAAAAGCGGCCATCTGGAAGATCTACCGGAAGCAGTACGAGATCCCGAGGGACTGCCCGCAGCCGGACGATACCAACTGGACGGGTGCGGAGATCGAACAGTGCTGTCAGCGGGCCTGGCAGCTCGAGATGCCCTTGACGGAAGCGGCCCGGTACCTCGTGCCGACCTGCAAGGCGGCCCCGGATGCGGTGGAGGAGTTGAGACGGCAGGCAGCCGGCCGGTATTTATCCGCCAGCTACCCAGGCGTGTACCAGCTTCCGACCGCCAAGGCCGAGATCCCTGCCAAACCCAAACGGGCCATGGCCCTGTGA